One window of the Salvia miltiorrhiza cultivar Shanhuang (shh) chromosome 6, IMPLAD_Smil_shh, whole genome shotgun sequence genome contains the following:
- the LOC130987820 gene encoding 30S ribosomal protein S21, chloroplastic-like, translating into MAVSKLNPLYLLPPHNPTSIPQPPNLPLLPFKDPSAPLSLKTRLNLCNLLRETPFKTTINQNEEQKEGPFNHYCEKADSLSVAFPALAFSNTLFFATNVALIVGEDDHEEKLISRFRREVLKAGVLQECRRRRFFECSQEKRKRKSREAARRNRKRRPRPQPKDQTKDKAETSKKKTQDTDGDDNWEYYDIDLPYS; encoded by the exons ATGGCGGTTTCCAAGCTTAATCCCCTCTACTTGCTGCCCCCTCACAATCCAACCTCAATCCCTCAACCCCCAAATCTTCCTCTTCTCCCCTTCAAAGACCCCTcagctcctctctctctcaaaacccGTCTCAATCTCTGCAATTTGCTGCGGGAAACTCCATTCAAAACCACCATTAACCAAAATGAAGAACAAAAAGAGGGCCCATTTAATCACTACTGCGAAAAGGCTGATTCTCTCTCGGTGGCTTTCCCTGCGCTCGCATTTTCGAACACCCTTTTCTTCGCTACAAACGTTGCGCTGATCGTGGGCGAGGACGACCACGAGGAGAAGCTGATCAGCCGGTTCCGCCGCGAGGTGCTCAAGGCGGGCGTGCTTCAGGAGTGCCGGCGGCGGCGGTTCTTCGAGTGCAGCCAGGAGAAGCGGAAGCGGAAGTCGCGTGAGGCCGCGCGTCGCAACCGGAAAAG GCGCCCACGCCCACAACCTAAAGATCAGACAAAGGACAAAGCAGAGACTTCGAAGAAGAAGACACAAGATACCGATGGTGATGATAACTGGGAGTATTATGACATAGATTTACCCTATAGCTGA
- the LOC130990036 gene encoding B3 domain-containing protein Os02g0598200-like → MARRGGRTSKHESSHRFFKVMFGKNHSKFMYLPPQFVQRVKHLLTNQKTELKDSRGQRWSVTLSLVDGSLAFQMGWEEFYLYHGLKEGQLLLFKYKEGQFTVRIFGTSACERTNFNNEMPGRRKKRKRCQGTTSEDEAHQTAGVKSDISISASGDESQNRITKLAVDLSFEMENGTFDAKKAEGAVIKLLDASTETEQRDVFDNASDKGLSLSSNWVLEPTNPAGRDEDAQMGVIETDLITRRFNIYFVNIECECSLKYK, encoded by the exons atggctcgaagAGGTGGTCGCACCAGCAAACACGAGAGCTCTCATCGATTCTTCAAAGTCATGTTTGGCAAGAATCACTCAAAATTTATG TACTTGCCTCCGCAGTTTGTGCAAAGAGTGAAGCACTTGTTGACTAATCAaaaaactgaacttaaggattCACGTGGGCAGCGATGGTCTGTAACACTGTCTCTTGTCGATGGCTCCCTTGCATTCCAAATGGGTTGGGAAGAGTTTTATCTATACCATGGTCTCAAAGAAGGACAGCTGTTACTATTTAAGTACAAGGAAGGCCAATTTACTGTTCGTATTTTTGGAACAAGTGCCTGTGAGAGAACAAACTTTAATAATGAAATGCCTGGTCGGAGAAAAAAGCGTAAGAGATGCCAAGGGACAACTTCAGAAGATGAAGCACATCAGACAGCTGGTGTAAAGTCAGATATATCCATCTCGGCCTCCGGAGATGAATCTCAAAACCGTATAACCAAGCTTGCGGTTGACTTAAGCTTTGAGATGGAAAACGGAACATTTGATGCAAAGAAAGCTGAGGGTGCTGTAATCAAACTTTTAGACGCTAGTACTGAAACTGAACAGCGTGATGTCTTTGATAATGCATCAGACAAAGGATTATCCTTATCTAGTAATTGGGTTCTAGAACCAACCAACCCAGCAGGGAGAGATGAGGATGCTCAAATGGGTGTGATCGAGACAGATCTAATCACAAGAAGgttcaatatttattttgtaaatatcGAGTGTGAATGTAGTTTAAAATATAAGTGA
- the LOC130987794 gene encoding B3 domain-containing protein Os02g0598200-like isoform X2, translating to MVRRGCRTSKHESSHRFFKVMFGKNHSKFMYLPPKFAQRVKHLLTNQKTELKDSLGQRWSVTLSLVDGALAFQMGWEEFYLYHGLKEGQLLLFKYKESHFTVRIFGTSACERTNFNNEMPGRRKKRKRCQGTTSEDEAHQTAGVKSDISISASGDESQNRITKLAVDLSFEMENGTFDAKKAEGAVIKLLDASTETEQRDVFDNASDKGLSLSSNWVLEPTNPAGRDEDAQMGVIETDLITRTTGDDAMEQTKTTAEDAQMGVIETDLITSTTGDDAMEQTKTSAEDAQMGAMKTNLITSNTGDISIDKFVTASDAKTAISHTEITDQIRKKVGGTQMTPHSHQAGGHSGDAFMKWFYHEKPSDDNKMKKIMLKNEPFSLSPSIGGSKISEGGHVAKSKFGDSFSSATFENPLGLRAIKKEVKMEDTANVFHQGSCGKELPPVCNQPQMISPLVVKVEPDLPYETGILDTISSSIRPFSAEVESQSLLVVPQSIGRRLRGQTVRGATVVFLRDSVRRLWPVVFRENAGRRALTINWTEFCEQDNVKPGDKCEFQVENDTLFVYRVDVARGSS from the exons ATGGTTCGAAGAGGTTGTCGCACCAGCAAACACGAGAGCTCTCATCGATTCTTCAAAGTCATGTTTGGCAAGAACCACTCAAAATTTATG TACTTGCCTCCGAAGTTTGCGCAAAGAGTGAAGCACTTGTTGACTAATCAaaaaactgaacttaaggattCACTTGGGCAGCGATGGTCTGTAACACTGTCTCTTGTCGATGGAGCCCTTGCATTCCAAATGGGTTGGGAAGAGTTTTATCTATACCATGGTCTCAAAGAAGGACAGCTGTTACTATTTAAGTACAAGGAAAGCCATTTTACTGTTCGTATTTTTGGAACAAGTGCCTGTGAGAGAACAAACTTTAATAATGAAATGCCTGGTCGGAGAAAAAAGCGTAAGAGATGCCAAGGGACAACTTCAGAAGATGAAGCACATCAGACAGCTGGTGTAAAGTCAGATATATCCATCTCGGCCTCCGGAGATGAATCTCAAAACCGTATAACCAAGCTTGCGGTTGACTTAAGCTTTGAGATGGAAAACGGAACATTTGATGCAAAGAAAGCTGAGGGTGCTGTAATCAAACTTTTGGACGCTAGTACTGAAACTGAACAGCGTGATGTCTTTGATAATGCATCAGACAAAGGATTATCCTTATCTAGTAATTGGGTTCTAGAACCAACCAACCCAGCAGGGAGAGATGAGGATGCTCAAATGGGTGTGATCGAGACAGATCTAATCACAAGAACTACTGGTGATGATGCTATGGAGCAGACTAAGACAACTGCAGAGGATGCTCAAATGGGTGTGATTGAGACAGATCTAATCACAAGTACTACTGGTGATGATGCTATGGAGCAGACGAAGACATCTGCAGAGGATGCTCAAATGGGTGCCATGAAGACAAATCTAATCACAAGTAATACTGGTGACATTTCTATTGACAAGTTTGTGACAGCGTCGGATGCGAAAACAGCAATTTCTCATACTGAAATCACAGACCAGATTCGGAAAAAAGTGGGTGGCACTCAAATGACTCCTCATTCACATCAGGCAGGTGGCCATTCTGGTGATGCTTTTATGAAATGGTTTTATCATGAGAAACCTTCTGATGACAATAAAATGAAGAAGATCATGCTCAAGAATG AACCGTTTAGTCTATCTCCTTCCATAGGAGGTAGTAAAATTTCAGAAGGGGGACATGTGGCAAAAAGCAAATTTGGTGATTCCTTCTCCAGTGCAACTTTCGAAAATCCATTAG GACTACGTGCCATTAAGAAAGAAGTCAAGATGGAAGACACAGCCAATGTTTTTCATCAAGGATCTTGTG GAAAGGAGCTACCCCCGGTGTGTAACCAACCCCAGATGATTTCTCCACTAGTAGTAAAAGTTGAACCTGATCTGCCATATGAAACAGGCATATTGGATACTATCAGTTCGTCAATTCGTCCATTTTCAGCTGAAGTAGAATCCCAATCACTCCTG GTGGTGCCACAGAGTATAGGAAGGAGATTGAGGGGTCAGACAGTGAGAGGTGCGACGGTTGTATTTCTGAGAGACTCGGTTCGAAGGCTATGGCCAGTTGTCTTCCGTGAAAATGCTGGTCGTAGAGCATTGACTATTAACTGGACTGAATTCTGCGAGCAAGACAACGTTAAGCCAGGAGATAAATGCGAGTTTCAAGTTGAAAATGATACATTGTTCGTTTACAGGGTCGATGTTGCTCGTGGATCTAGCTGA
- the LOC130990037 gene encoding putative late blight resistance protein homolog R1B-16, whose amino-acid sequence MSSLANYGLAPFNGKTDFGFWQQKMECILIQQNVYQVIDDSYDEDVDEKKKTQLNRLALSAIVLNLSECVLRKVGRMTSAKELWSKLEELYTGTSLPSKIFLIERFFRFKLDLNKKIDENVDEFTKLVQDIKLTGDKHIDEYAPYALLNAIPDSYSDVKSAIKYGRDNVTLDTVVSALKNKELDLNSNICVQEPDKVMHVRGEKRFNDKSNHRYKPRKCYNCGETGHYIKDCPHPKKKQDVEHANALWLCEFFFVMTVCVACYLCDHVYFVICASSLWHFELTWGLGDDDYGCRGCCYLVAAPLLLLRCCRRTAAAAAAPAAAVPAAVPPLCCRCFAAPEKEAFNNDDEGRYSTVGMGGIGKTTLARYAYHDPLSVHRFDLCVWLTISQRFQLKEILVSALCSLNNVDEEAYEYKHEELLKETLYKCLKGRRYLVVMDDMWDMNVWDDLRLIFPDDRNGSRIIVTTRELSVAYHIDSLHPHHMQLMAVDQSWRLLKERVFGNGDCPLEFEEIGQVIAQNCRGLPLAVVVIAGVLSCEANWEEIARNVSKVVHTNDEKFVEILSLSYEYLPGCLRPCFLYMGCFPEDYEINVSKLIRLWVAEGFLASNEARDMEELGYEYLEELVAKSLVLISKKGSDGKIRTVKIHDLLRGLCLRKCRDENFVCTVDEFSGSFPRGVEHSNRLSVFCNVSGSIEMVSATHTLLLFKHWALDSWKEFRLLKVLDGLTVILESSSSGVCISELIHLRYLGLRCESIRKVLRLVSDSLYQLRDLQTLVVRILSGTELQSFSLNDEVVRFYSLNDEYLNSRCMRFEIWRMPQLRHVVLLDCFLPDPSAESLPCMENLHTLSRVQDFKCSERMMEMMPNLKKLGIAYSYEGTYEMGWSGYELHNLVHLHKLEKLSLYAEPYPNLKDDLSHNIAFPVTLRKLSLSGCRLPWEDMRMIGALPNLRVLKLRRRACFGTQWETTEGEFCQLKVLLIDSTDLLEWVTESSHFPRLERLTLYECNNLREIPCGFGDIPTLELIEVDSRNTTMVESAKCIEEEQQSYGNEQLQVRFLKSRSWSDFNDSSVKEVVLGTTGRTVQRCCTIT is encoded by the exons ATGTCTTCTTTGGCAAATTATGGTTTAGCTCCTTTTAATGGTAAAACGGACTTCGGTTTTTGGCAGCAGAAAATGGAATGTATTTTAATTCAACAAAATGTTTATCAAGTAATTGATGATTCGTATGATGAAGATGTTgatgagaaaaagaaaactcAATTGAATCGTCTTGCCTTGTCTGCTATTGTTCTCAACTTGTCTGAGTGTGTTCTTAGAAAAGTAGGGAGAATGACTTCTGCTAAAGAACTATGGTCTAAGTTAGAGGAGTTGTACACTGGAACCTCGTTGCCGTCTAAGATATTTTTGATTGAAAGGTTTTTCCGTTTCAAACTTGATTTGAATAAGAAAATTGATGAAAATGTTGATGAATTCACTAAGTTAGTTCAAGATATAAAACTGACGGGTGATAAACATATTGATGAGTATGCTCCGTATGCTCTTTTAAATGCTATTCCTGACTCTTACAGTGATGTTAAATCTGCTATTAAGTATGGTAGAGATAATGTGACTCTTGACACTGTTGTGAGTGCTTTAAAGAATAAGGAATTAGATTTAAATTCTAATATTTGTGTTCAAGAACCGGACAAAGTCATGCATGTTAGGGGTGAAAAGAGATTTAATGATAAGTCTAATCATAGATATAAGCCTAGGAAGTGCTATAACTGTGGTGAAACTGGTCACTATATTAAGGATTGTCCTCACCCTAAGAAAAAACAAGATGTAGAGCATGCTAAT GCTTTGTGGCtttgtgagtttttctttgTGATGACCGTTTGTGTCGCATGTTATCTTTGTGATCATGTGTACTTTGTGATCTGTGCTAGCTCTTTGTGGCACTTT GAATTGACTTG GGGGCTCGGCGATGATGATTATG GTTGTCGAGGCTGCTGCTACCTCGTTGCTGCGCCGCTGTTGCTGCTGCGTTGTTGCCGGAGGAcagctgccgctgctgctgccccTGCCGCCGCCGTCCCTGCTGCTGTTCCGCCGCTGTGTTGCCGCTGCTTTGCTGCCCCGGAGAAGGAAGCCTTCAACAACGACGACGAGGGTCGATACTCAACAGTTGGGATGGGAGGCATCGGGAAGACCACTCTTGCTAGGTATGCTTACCACGACCCTTTGAGTGTTCATCGCTTTGATCTATGCGTTTGGTTAACAATATCTCAAAGGTTTCAATTAAAGGAAATTCTTGTTAGTGCCCTGTGTTCACTCAATAATGTGGATGAGGAAGCATATGAGTATAAACACGAGGAGTTATTGAAAGAAACTTTATACAAATGCTTGAAAGGGAGGAGATATCTCGTTGTGATGGATGATATGTGGGATATGAACGTGTGGGATGATCTACGGTTGATCTTTCCCGATGATCGTAATGGGAGTCGGATTATAGTAACTACGAGGGAGTTAAGCGTAGCTTATCACATCGACTCTCTACATCCTCACCATATGCAGTTGATGGCTGTGGATCAAAGCTGGAGGTTGCTTAAGGAGAGGGTGTTTGGAAATGGAGATTGCCCTCTCGAATTTGAGGAAATTGGACAAGTTATTGCACAGAACTGTCGAGGGCTTCCACTTGCAGTTGTTGTAATAGCTGGAGTTCTCTCTTGTGAGGCCAATTGGGAAGAGATTGCTAGAAATGTATCTAAAGTTGTTCACacaaatgatgaaaaatttgtTGAGATATTATCATTGAGTTATGAGTACTTGCCTGGTTGTTTAAGGCCTTGCTTTCTGTACATGGGGTGTTTCCCAGAAGATTATGAGATCAACGTGTCGAAACTGATCAGGTTATGGGTGGCGGAGGGGTTTCTGGCATCAAATGAAGCAAGAGATATGGAGGAGTTGGGATATGAGTATTTGGAAGAGTTGGTAGCAAAAAGTCTTGTTTTGATCAGTAAGAAAGGATCTGATGGCAAGATCAGGACAGTGAAGATTCATGATCTCTTGAGAGGCCTCTGTTTAAGGAAATGTCGAGATGAGAATTTTGTGTGCACCGTTGATGAGTTCTCCGGCAGCTTTCCTCGAGGTGTTGAGCATTCAAACCGCCTAAGTGTGTTTTGTAATGTCTCCGGTAGCATAGAGATGGTTTCAGCTACGCATACCCTCCTTCTTTTCAAGCATTGGGCGTTGGATTCTTGGAAAGAATTTAGGCTTCTTAAGGTGTTGGATGGATTAACTGTAATACTTGAATCATCCAGCTCTGGTGTGTGTATCAGTGAGCTAATCCATTTGAGATACCTTGGTTTGAGATGTGAATCTATTAGAAAGGTGCTGAGGCTTGTATCGGATTCCTTGTACCAGCTTCGCGATCTTCAGaccttagttgtgaggattctGAGTGGAACTGAGTTGCAATCCTTTAGTTTAAATGATGAAGTTGTGAGGTTCTATAGTTTAAATGATGAATACTTAAATTCGAGGTGTATGAGATTCGAAATTTGGAGAATGCCGCAGTTGAGGCACGTTGTACTGTTGGATTGTTTCTTGCCCGACCCGTCTGCAGAGAGCTTGCCATGTATGGAAAACCTGCACACGCTCTCGCGTGTACAAGATTTCAAGTGCTCGGAGAGGATGATGGAAATGATGCCGAACTTGAAGAAGTTGGGAATCGCTTACTCGTATGAAGGCACCTACGAGATGGGATGGTCAGGATATGAACTGCACAATCTTGTTCATCTTCATAAGCTTGAGAAGCTGAGTTTGTATGCAGAGCCGTATCCAAATTTGAAGGATGATCTGTCTCATAACATTGCTTTCCCAGTAACACTGAGGAAGCTGAGCTTGAGTGGCTGCAGACTTCCATGGGAGGATATGAGGATGATCGGAGCGCTGCCTAATCTTCGAGTGCTCAAACTGAGACGACGAGCCTGCTTTGGAACGCAATGGGAAACGACGGAAGGGGAATTCTGTCAACTGAAAGTGCTACTAATTGACAGCACTGATCTGCTTGAATGGGTTACGGAGAGCTCTCATTTTCCCAGGCTCGAGCGGTTAACTCTGTACGAATGCAATAATCTGAGGGAGATTCCATGTGGTTTTGGAGATATACCGACGCTTGAGCTGATTGAAGTTGATAGCAGGAACACGACGATGGTGGAATCTGCAAAATGTATTGAAGAAGAACAACAGAGCTATGGCAATGAACAATTGCAGGTTCGTTTCCTTAAGTCACGTAGCTGGTCAGATTTCAATGATAGTAGCGTGAAAGAGGTGGTTTTGGGTACAACTGGACGTACCGTACAACGGTGTTGCACCATCACTTAA
- the LOC130987794 gene encoding uncharacterized protein LOC130987794 isoform X1 → MVRRGCRTSKHESSHRFFKVMFGKNHSKFMYLPPKFAQRVKHLLTNQKTELKDSLGQRWSVTLSLVDGALAFQMGWEEFYLYHGLKEGQLLLFKYKESHFTVRIFGTSACERTNFNNEMPGRRKKRKRCQGTTSEDEAHQTAGVKSDISISASGDESQNRITKLAVDLSFEMENGTFDAKKAEGAVIKLLDASTETEQRDVFDNASDKGLSLSSNWVLEPTNPAGRDEDAQMGVIETDLITRTTGDDAMEQTKTTAEDAQMGVIETDLITSTTGDDAMEQTKTSAEDAQMGAMKTNLITSNTGDISIDKFVTASDAKTAISHTEITDQIRKKVGGTQMTPHSHQAGGHSGDAFMKWFYHEKPSDDNKMKKIMLKNEPFSLSPSIGGSKISEGGHVAKSKFGDSFSSATFENPLGLRAIKKEVKMEDTANVFHQGSCGGKELPPVCNQPQMISPLVVKVEPDLPYETGILDTISSSIRPFSAEVESQSLLVVPQSIGRRLRGQTVRGATVVFLRDSVRRLWPVVFRENAGRRALTINWTEFCEQDNVKPGDKCEFQVENDTLFVYRVDVARGSS, encoded by the exons ATGGTTCGAAGAGGTTGTCGCACCAGCAAACACGAGAGCTCTCATCGATTCTTCAAAGTCATGTTTGGCAAGAACCACTCAAAATTTATG TACTTGCCTCCGAAGTTTGCGCAAAGAGTGAAGCACTTGTTGACTAATCAaaaaactgaacttaaggattCACTTGGGCAGCGATGGTCTGTAACACTGTCTCTTGTCGATGGAGCCCTTGCATTCCAAATGGGTTGGGAAGAGTTTTATCTATACCATGGTCTCAAAGAAGGACAGCTGTTACTATTTAAGTACAAGGAAAGCCATTTTACTGTTCGTATTTTTGGAACAAGTGCCTGTGAGAGAACAAACTTTAATAATGAAATGCCTGGTCGGAGAAAAAAGCGTAAGAGATGCCAAGGGACAACTTCAGAAGATGAAGCACATCAGACAGCTGGTGTAAAGTCAGATATATCCATCTCGGCCTCCGGAGATGAATCTCAAAACCGTATAACCAAGCTTGCGGTTGACTTAAGCTTTGAGATGGAAAACGGAACATTTGATGCAAAGAAAGCTGAGGGTGCTGTAATCAAACTTTTGGACGCTAGTACTGAAACTGAACAGCGTGATGTCTTTGATAATGCATCAGACAAAGGATTATCCTTATCTAGTAATTGGGTTCTAGAACCAACCAACCCAGCAGGGAGAGATGAGGATGCTCAAATGGGTGTGATCGAGACAGATCTAATCACAAGAACTACTGGTGATGATGCTATGGAGCAGACTAAGACAACTGCAGAGGATGCTCAAATGGGTGTGATTGAGACAGATCTAATCACAAGTACTACTGGTGATGATGCTATGGAGCAGACGAAGACATCTGCAGAGGATGCTCAAATGGGTGCCATGAAGACAAATCTAATCACAAGTAATACTGGTGACATTTCTATTGACAAGTTTGTGACAGCGTCGGATGCGAAAACAGCAATTTCTCATACTGAAATCACAGACCAGATTCGGAAAAAAGTGGGTGGCACTCAAATGACTCCTCATTCACATCAGGCAGGTGGCCATTCTGGTGATGCTTTTATGAAATGGTTTTATCATGAGAAACCTTCTGATGACAATAAAATGAAGAAGATCATGCTCAAGAATG AACCGTTTAGTCTATCTCCTTCCATAGGAGGTAGTAAAATTTCAGAAGGGGGACATGTGGCAAAAAGCAAATTTGGTGATTCCTTCTCCAGTGCAACTTTCGAAAATCCATTAG GACTACGTGCCATTAAGAAAGAAGTCAAGATGGAAGACACAGCCAATGTTTTTCATCAAGGATCTTGTGGTG GAAAGGAGCTACCCCCGGTGTGTAACCAACCCCAGATGATTTCTCCACTAGTAGTAAAAGTTGAACCTGATCTGCCATATGAAACAGGCATATTGGATACTATCAGTTCGTCAATTCGTCCATTTTCAGCTGAAGTAGAATCCCAATCACTCCTG GTGGTGCCACAGAGTATAGGAAGGAGATTGAGGGGTCAGACAGTGAGAGGTGCGACGGTTGTATTTCTGAGAGACTCGGTTCGAAGGCTATGGCCAGTTGTCTTCCGTGAAAATGCTGGTCGTAGAGCATTGACTATTAACTGGACTGAATTCTGCGAGCAAGACAACGTTAAGCCAGGAGATAAATGCGAGTTTCAAGTTGAAAATGATACATTGTTCGTTTACAGGGTCGATGTTGCTCGTGGATCTAGCTGA
- the LOC130987800 gene encoding GRAS family protein RAD1-like: protein MAYSFLPQDSFDDDFKNFPIFEDVIGAIWLPSLHDGAGDFKRQKKTTSLTELSDGGGGGGSVSIPRNGSAASLTSSGPQIRDRIKTYSQLYLEAEALAAEDGGRGGEGAEGGNADGTKLVQQLISCAEAVACRDRAHASLLLSELRANALVFGSAFQRVASCFVQGLADRLAMVQPLGAVGYAAPTMNIMDAASEKREEALRLVYDMCPYIRFGHFVANAAILEAFEGERLVHVVDLGMTLGLPQGHQWQNLIHSLAKRPGPPPRLRVTAVGLCRDRFREIGGELEACAAAAGVKFGFSVVHSNLESLTPADVKVERGEVVVVNTILQLHCVVKESRGALNAVLQIVHELSPKVMVVVEQDSSHNGPFFLGRFMEALHYYAAIFDSLDAVLPKYDTRRAKMEQFYFAEEIKNIVSCEGPARVERHERVDQWRRRMSRAGFQPVPLKMAAQAKQWLGSINAGEGYTTVEEKGCLVLGWKSKPIIAASCWKC from the coding sequence ATGGCTTATAGCTTCCTCCCCCAAGATTCCTTCGATGACGACTTCAAGAATTTCCCCATTTTCGAGGACGTCATCGGCGCAATCTGGCTGCCGAGCTTGCACGACGGCGCCGGCGACTTCAAGAGGCAGAAGAAAACCACGAGCTTGACCGAACTcagcgacggcggcggcggcggcggctccgTTTCCATCCCGCGCAACGGCAGCGCCGCCAGCTTGACCAGCAGCGGCCCGCAAATCCGGGACCGCATCAAGACGTACAGCCAGCTGTACCTGGAGGCGGAGGCGCTGGCGGCGGAGgacggcggccgcggcggcGAGGGAGCCGAGGGCGGCAATGCCGACGGGACGAAGCTCGTCCAGCAGCTCATCTCCTGCGCCGAGGCCGTCGCGTGCCGCGACCGGGCCCACGCGTCGCTCCTCCTCTCGGAGCTCCGCGCCAACGCGCTGGTGTTCGGCTCGGCCTTCCAGCGCGTGGCGTCGTGCTTCGTGCAGGGGCTGGCCGACCGCCTCGCGATGGTCCAGCCCCTGGGCGCGGTCGGGTACGCCGCGCCCACGATGAACATCATGGACGCGGCGTCCGAGAAGAGGGAGGAGGCGCTCCGCCTCGTGTACGACATGTGCCCGTACATCCGGTTCGGCCACTTCGTGGCCAACGCCGCGATATTGGAAGcctttgagggagagagatTAGTCCACGTGGTGGACCTGGGGATGACCCTGGGTCTTCCCCAGGGCCACCAGTGGCAAAACCTAATTCACAGCCTGGCCAAGCGGCCGGGCCCGCCCCCGCGCCTCCGCGTGACCGCGGTGGGCCTCTGCCGCGACAGGTTCCGCGAGATCGGGGGCGAGCTGGAGGCGTGCGCGGCCGCGGCCGGGGTCAAGTTCGGGTTCTCCGTGGTGCACAGCAACCTGGAGAGCCTGACCCCGGCCGACGTGAAGGTGGAGAGgggggaggtggtggtggtgaacaCCATCCTTCAGCTGCACTGCGTGGTGAAGGAGAGCCGCGGCGCGCTCAACGCGGTGCTGCAGATCGTGCACGAGCTGTCGCCGaaggtgatggtggtggtggagcaGGACTCCAGCCACAACGGGCCCTTCTTCCTGGGGAGGTTCATGGAGGCGCTGCACTACTACGCGGCGATATTCGACTCGCTCGACGCGGTGCTGCCCAAGTATGACACGAGGCGGGCTAAAATGGAGCAGTTCTACTTCGCGGAGGAGATCAAGAACATCGTCAGCTGCGAGGGGCCCGCCCGGGTGGAGCGGCACGAGAGGGTGGACCAGTGGCGGAGGAGGATGAGCCGCGCCGGCTTCCAGCCGGTGCCGCTCAAGATGGCGGCGCAGGCCAAGCAGTGGCTCGGCAGCATCAACGCCGGCGAGGGCTACACCACCGTGGAGGAGAAAGGGTGCCTTGTCTTGGGCTGGAAATCTAAGCCTATCATCGCTGCTTCCTGCTGGAAATGCTGA
- the LOC130987808 gene encoding stemmadenine O-acetyltransferase-like, producing the protein MIKPSSPTPIHLRNLKLSLLDQIAPPIYVPLIFFYNHHQLTLQNLTHHQISLLLKQSLSKTLTVFYPLAGRIHENSSIDCNDSGAEFIEARVHTRALSEIIQDPSMEELKKLQPVEILGQDQKVVLKVKICFFGCGGISVAICMSHKIADGTSLVAFVNAWAASSRGEPQNFQPSFDLASVFPPKDPSELEFTQKIGMTEEKIATKRFVFDKEELEKLRNSESEVKNPTRVEAVSSYIWRRFMDAVKAKDGVKTTSFIASHAVNLRPRRSPPFPQHMFGNCWRPAIAVTSEAEGSDESELVGKLRAAITRIDGDFIREVENGEYLNLLRRSVDEFVKGGVELCSFSSWCRFPVHEVDFGWGEPVWACPTLPFKNSVILMSTPCGEGIEAWVNVGEEDDVGMF; encoded by the coding sequence ATGATTAAGCCTTCATCTCCAACTCCAATCCATCTCAGAAACCTCAAACTCTCATTATTAGACCAAATCGCACCTCCCATTTATGTTCCCCTCATTTTCTTCTACAACCATCATCAACTAACCCTCCAAAACCTCACCCACCACCAAATCTCTCTTCTGCTCAAACAATCTTTATCCAAAACCCTAACTGTATTCTACCCCTTAGCAGGGAGGATTCACGAAAACTCATCGATCGACTGCAACGATTCGGGCGCTGAGTTCATCGAAGCTCGTGTTCACACTCGAGCACTCTCAGAAATCATACAAGATCCAAGCATGGAAGAACTCAAGAAACTCCAGCCAGTCGAGATATTAGGGCAAGATCAGAAGGTGGTGTTGAAAGTGAAGATCTGTTTCTTCGGCTGCGGAGGGATTTCCGTCGCTATATGCATGTCGCATAAAATCGCCGACGGAACGTCCCTCGTGGCGTTCGTCAATGCATGGGCCGCTTCATCCCGCGGCGAACCTCAAAATTTCCAACCCTCATTCGATCTGGCTTCTGTCTTTCCACCTAAAGACCCCTCGGAGTTGGAATTCACCCAGAAAATCGGCATGACGGAGGAGAAAATCGCGACGAAGAGATTCGTTTTCGACAAGGAAGAGCTGGAAAAGCTCAGGAATAGTGAATCGGAAGTGAAGAATCCCACCAGAGTTGAAGCTGTTTCTTCCTACATCTGGCGGCGCTTCATGGACGCGGTGAAAGCCAAAGACGGcgttaaaacgacgtcgtttattGCTTCCCATGCAGTGAATCTGAGGCCGAGAAGGAGCCCGCCGTTTCCGCAACACATGTTCGGAAACTGCTGGAGACCTGCGATCGCAGTGACGTCCGAAGCGGAGGGGAGCGATGAGAGCGAGCTGGTGGGGAAGTTGAGGGCTGCGATAACGAGAATCGACGGCGATTTTATAAGAGAGGTGGAGAATGGAGAGTATCTGAATCTTCTGAGAAGATCGGTGGATGAGTTCGTCAAGGGTGGGGTGGAGCTGTGCAGTTTCAGCAGCTGGTGTAGGTTTCCGGTGCACGAGGTGGATTTCGGGTGGGGTGAGCCGGTTTGGGCGTGCCCGACGTTGCCGTTCAAGAATTCTGTGATTTTGATGAGCACACCATGTGGTGAAGGGATTGAAGCTTGGGTTAACGTTGGGGAGGAAGATGATGTGGGAATGTTTTGA